In Ursus arctos isolate Adak ecotype North America unplaced genomic scaffold, UrsArc2.0 scaffold_10, whole genome shotgun sequence, the DNA window CTGAAATGTTAGAACTGAGTTTTCTCtcagtttttaataaaagatCCCAGGAATGCCTAAAGTCTTCCATAAGAATGAAAAAATGTAGAGCCTGAAAAGGGAAAGTAAGGAAAGGCGAtatcatagaaataaaaattttgatagTATCCTTGTTTTCTACTAGTGGGCTagtctagagaaaaaaaaatacagatattcagaaaagcacaaacaaaaataaggataataactTAATTTATATGAATAATTATCCACTGAAATATGAAtagatgattattttaaaagatctaagAATATAAGCTCAATTTagtaaaataattccatttcttgATAATTCTTAAGAATCAATGAGGCATTAAAATGGTTTTTTATATGGTTCCTCATATGTTAAAAAACAATAAGTGGAAAACCCAAAGTAACTGAGATGACTATTATAAATTAATCCAAGTCTTCTCCTGTACTAAATGCTGATATGAGCCTGAGTTCTTGATCCAGATCTATTTATGgttttacatataaaatctttTCCTTATCTAAACCTTTGCTCAAGTGCCTTCTAGTCTTGCCTGCCATGTTTGACTATTTAGTCTATTCTTTTGTCTATGCATTTGCCTCCCTCTTTAATCTTTAGAACACTCTGACACACATGAGTAATTGGTAGAGTTCACTGTGGAGGAGACTTGTCCATTCatgtctccctttctcctcccctatTGTCCATATTATATATGTTTTCCTTATTCATGAATTGGCACAAGGGACTAAAGAAATCTAgggatgttaaaaaaataatcaacaacTCAGAAATGTCCCTTAGATGTAGCTCATAGAAACTCGCTGTAGGAAGCAGTACTTTTACAAAGCTCATCACTGGCTTAATTCTTTGGAATCTTTCCTGATCATCATGCAGACCTGCATCAAAATGATCCTCACTTATGAATATAACATTGCGATGTAGAAATCACAATAGATAATACTTTTGCATGTGTGCTCTTATAGGCACTGTTAGAAGTACTGAAATATGTTAACTCCTTTATTTTGCAAACTGTGAAATAGATGCTGTCATTATCaccatttcacaggtgaagaaactgaagcgCAGAGAAATTGAGAACCTTTTGCTTATAGAGGTGTAACTGAACTCCAGCATTGTTAAATGCACGCGGTGTTTGCTGTTATACGGCAGGTGGAATTTGTTTTATTGCAGGTTCACAAAACTAAGTCGATGGCAGAGCTAGATTTTTAACTCTGGTTGTATGGTTCCAGAGATGGTGTTCTTAACCTCTGTGCTGCCTCATGATGTATGTTAGCTTACTGCTGGGTATATGCAGTGCTGTGATTGGTTTCTTTATTCTTGCTTTGTCTGTGTTTgtggctttctctctgtgtgtcccgGTGCTGCAGCAGGAGGAACCTGGGCTTTGAGTTACCACATCTCAGTTAGTTTTCACAGAAGGTAAATGATGctgtccttattttacaaataagaaaagctgaggttcagagataTTATGTAACTTGCTTTGGTGTGATTATGAACAAGTCATGTCTCTGCATCTCAGGTTTCCTcgtgtgtaaaatggggataatagtattTACCTTTCAGAGTTATTGTGAGGGAATAAATGGACACTTAATGAGAATGgtatattttagaaacagaacAATTGTTAGTTTCCTacattccctttcttctactaTACAGTGATTTCTTAAGAACGGAGAACTGAGAATACGATTAAACAGTATTGGATCTGTTTATCCTCGCTTCTAGAAGTATGTAGAACTTTTATCCTGAGGCGCTCCCTTCCCctgttgcctttttaaaatagaaaaagttcAGGGAGAAAAAGGTGTAACTGAACTCCAGCATTGTTAAATATGGGCAGTGTTCACGTTATACTGCAGTTGGAATTTGTTATATTGTTTTAGTTATGAATCATGTCAGTTAATTACCCAAGGGCAGTGTTAGTTCATTATTCAAGTACAAACAAGAAGGGAGATAGCAATTGTAGAAGAATAAGCTCAGAAAGATCCTCTGTGCTTATTAACCTGTGGAAATGGAAGCAATTGTACTCTTGTTCAGAGGGTCTTTTTCTGTAAGGTCATGATGTTAGGAAATTGCTTGAATATAGTCTTAGAATTTTCAGTCTCTAAACTTGTAGTTATATCCTAACTGTCATAGTGAGGAACAGTTCTGGAATCTGgatgtgaaagaaacaaaaagtagaagtATCTTATGAGAtatctattttaattaatatagttCCTAAATCCCTCCAGCAAAATAAGaagctattattaataatgattttagtaaaattttagaaACACTCTGGGGCACTTGTTCCTAAATCATTTAATTAAGTTCTGttacttttcataataaaatagaactgACTTTTGATATTTATCTTCTCCAAATATTTGTGGCATGTTCTTAAAACTCTGAACGGTCACAACCTAGTCTCTTTCAAAATGCATGTCAGTGGCccttgtgtgtgtggttttattaATTTACTGATTGGTTCTTCATATTTTCCACTATTGTCAGAAATAGCCAAATATCAGAAGTATTTATGGTATCTTCCTGTAAGTGTGGATTTAGAACTGATAAGGAAATGTAGAATAGGAAACAGCTGGATTTGCTTCTCTTTCAAAAAACTTTTTATTCTTCTTGCAAGTTTCAGTGTTTCTTGCCtctgttaaaatataatttctctttaaGATTTGATTATACTCTTTAAGAATTCTCCAAAGACTAACAGAAATCTATCTGTCTTGCTATCTTTTATTtcagttcatttcctttttggagTTTAATATCTAGTCATTTTTATCCTTActaataaattagtaaaaatttatttttattaatatctgaTCATTATCCTTACTCTTTCTATGTTTTAAGATAATTATCTAAAAGTTTTTCATTTGCATGTTAAGTAACACTAGTTTTTATAACTTAAGTTttgtcatttttggtttttttcttttaaaaagtaaaaatgagaaaggCGGAAAAGTAAAATGACTCCTCTTTTACCAATACATGAGTCCTAAACAAAAATGAACATAAGATTTCCTAATCCAGTACTGAactcttaaaaatgtaaactttttcttaaaaatataaagttttacaCTGTCTTTGTAATAGGCATACTGGAAACTTTCAGTACTATGTACTTTTAAAACCAGGATCTAACTCACATATTTAAACAAGGTCTTCTGAAAATAAACTTTTCCACAGTCCAGTTTCAAGTGAAGAATAAATGGCGTGGGTAGATGGAGAGTGCCATGGTAATGCAAAAATGATATACCTGACCTTTGTAATTATTTCTGGGGAAACAACAACTTTTTCTATAATCTCTTACAGACAAACTGTTCGTAATTGTCCCTTTCGATTTTTTAATACATGTccatatttttcccttctctttatatcaaaattatgtgtattttagtCTAAAAAAGACTTATAAGACCACAACGGAAAACATAGCAATTTTTGCCCAACAGTTTTGAAACCGGTTATGTTGACCATCACACACTCATTCACTTATGTATTGTCTGTGGTTGCTTTTGTGCTGTAAGGCAGAGTTGAGAAGTTGCAACAGGACCGTATAGCCTGTAGGCCTAAGATACTCACTATCTGACCCTTGAAGAAAAGAGTGTCTGATTCCTGATGTATAACATTAACATGTTTCCCAAAGTCTTACACTCAGATAAGTGTCATAACCTTCAATATCCTTTCTATGCTGTTCCTCACCCCATTCCTTGCTTTTTAGTTTatctttcttgtgtttctttttgtaaaaataagcaaatatatgtATGCTGTCTTATTTTGCCTTTTGTTATACCAAAGATAGCATAccatatatattcatttacactacttttttcacttaacgcTTTCTGGAAATCTCACCATATCAGTTCATTGAGCTCTATGTAATAAAGAATTATTACACCTGCATAGTACTACATTGTATATGTGCTGCAATTTATTCAACCAATCTTCTATGCTTGGACTTCTAGGTAGTTTCCAGTATTTACAGTTTCAAATAGTGCTGCACCTTGTACATATGTTTTTACATTATTGAAATTATGTCTTCAGGATACACACATAGAAATGAGAATGCTGGCTCAAAGagtaaatgtatgtgtgtgtgatatggCCAGATTCCGGTCCACAAGGATCATACCATTTTCtgttcccatcagcagtgtatgaaTGTACCAATTTCTCCACAAGGTTGCTCATTTAATTTTACAAAGTGATgacattaaaatattctttccatctttcatcagcatcatttcaaaaaagaaaggccattttaataagggagagagaacataaaAGGATTAGAACAGCTCTTTAAGtttaaattgaataaatatatctcttaatgtgattgttttctttttgctgaagACAAATGCATCCCTACCCTGTAATCAGAGGaatccttttaaaatgcaaatctatcATGTCTCTCCTAACTGGAAATCCTTCTGGGCTTTCCATATCTCCTCAGATCTTAACTTGGCTTTATTATGGCCTATAAGTACATGTAAAGTCTTGGCCCTATATCTCTAGCCACTTTAGCTTTGTTTTAGTTCTTTCAGTATATCAAGTTCTCTCCCAAAGACGTTTGCATGTGCTACTTCCCTGGCCATCATTAAAGAAATAGATGagtcagaaacaaacaaaagaaaccccaagTTCTTAATCCTGGCTCTACCTTAACTTGTTATGTGACTTTATGCAAGTTACTTAGAcctttaattctttaattaaGATGACCTATAGGCTCTTTTAGTTTTAAATTGTGAATTTTCCAGAAGTCATTTTGATGAGAAGGTTAATAAAATTAGTTGATTCTATATGAGTAAAGTAAGGTTTGAGTTTGAAAAGTGGTTATTAAGTTCATGAATTATCTTGCTTCTGGGGTTTTGTATCTTGGATTGTTTTTGCCACTGCTTTCAACACTTGAATCACAATGTGATGAGAgataattttgtatcctttttagGAGCTATTGAAGTAAATCTTTTttgagagcaggaggaaggagaacgACTTGATAAAGAAGTTGGCCTGGAGTTAATTTCATACTATTTTATTATCTTGATCTGTTGCCCTGTTTAATTGatagttctttgtatttttgtaaaattatcagaaaaatgGGTAGCAGACATCAGGTGAAAAAGTTGAAGAAAGAGAGTAAATAGGTAATTAAGAATTCATGATTTTAGGAAAGTGTATATGTTGATTTCTAGAAAATTTTGTAATTAAGTAAAATTGTTGACCATTAAATACTCTGGTCTATTTAAAGATGTTTTGTGTCTTTAACTTTGTCCATTAGTTCCttttcatttagaatttatttcttgGAAATCATGTTATAAATGGATAATTTGATTTCCAGCCCAGCccaaaagagctttttaaaaacattttacctTGGGATTATGTTAAGTTTCATCTATTAGTAAGCactttataaaattttctatgtatttattcacAACTAAGGGCACTAGGTTACATCTTCCCTTGCATCTGGGGTTGGATTGACATGTAAGTACTAAAAAAGTTTGGGTGTTGGGAGGTACTAAGGATTCTGCTAGGCAATAAAACTTAGTATATTGACAAGAGATCATATATCTGGTTCATTCATTAAGGGTCCAGAATTACAGAACCAAAAAGCAATTGCTTTAGATACAAGTCATGAATTAAATGTTTCTCAGTTGGGTATATGaagttttatatgtttttaattatattttatattcctcAACTGAGTGACTAATCTTTAAATACCAGTATCTATAAGATTCATACCTCAAATttactttcagtattttgaatgTAGAATATAAAGTCAAAACTCCTTGATGAAGTAGTGTCTccagtttctttaaattttttgtacATATATTATGTACAGCACAtagattttcattcattttttggtAAACTAgttatttagttattattttctcagaaaagaTCATTTCTGAGTTTAGAACCAGTCATTAGGATCCTGGAGAGCTGTTTTCCACACCTTAAAATGTTCTCATCTTCTGTTCCTTTGAAGGGCATTAATGTGGAACAGAAGATTAGTTAAATTATCTACTCTTTtataaagatgttaaaaacagTGGGCATACTTTTTTGGGAGGGAGGGCTTGATACTAtcactttaaagtaaaaaaaagtaaaattctcaaGAGTTCTCAAGAAATTTtcgggggaaagaagaaagaaaattctgagtaTATAATTTACCATAATGTGCAGTgctaacaaaggaaaataaatttagtaCACTTTCTGTCTATGTAGTTAAGCTTTACCCAGGATTTGAAATTCTAGAAGATAAAACTAGTATTCATTATCTGTTGGTATTACTTTGTGAAAAATCTTACAAAACTTTTGATTCATCTTTCTGTTGACAAGAGGgcaacaaaaatgtctccagtaATCACAGTAGTAACAAATATCTAATGACTattttgcttgtattttaaagtaatagcCATACTTTGAGATCTTGCTTACAGATCTTTAAGCCCAGGAAAGTTCTTAGGAATCTCAGTTACAAACTCTCAGCcccttttttccacatcattAAGTTGTTAGTTGCTTTTCACGAGTGCTAGGTATATTTATCTTCTGAAGAGTGATATCAAATAAAGGTATATTACAGGGCCAATTGAAGACAGTAaggatttattttgcttttgttttatctAGAGGAAACCATGGCTACCTAAAGAAAATCCCTccattattttattgaaaatggaTTACTTATCTAGCAAATGACTATGATTTGTCTGAAATCATTGTAGCCCAAACCCAGAGAACagcaaaaatcaaatttaaattaagagTAACTGTCCATAGCAACCCtgttgggacccctctcactcttgagagcttcttctgtatcttcacttaataaacttctatcactttaaaaaaaaaaaaaaaagagtatttgtcCAAAGTTGTGTTCAGGACTTGAAAGATTAGATGtaaaaatcaaatacattgaAAGCTGAATTTAATTATGTCATTTTTCTCAAACAAAAAGCATTCTTTTTTAGTTAACTTTGGAGAACTgcttgaatttaaagaaaatatgttggaaaatgaaaaagttttagtATAGTTGGTACTTAATATCTACTAAATTATAGCTCAAATTGATACCTTTTCTgtgtttaagaaaatgaaaatgtagttGTACTGAACTCAGTACAACAGGCCCTGTAGTTTTGCTGCTTTTTATATAAGGAACTATGTTTTtacttcataaattattttgacaTACATTAACATTTTGTGTActggaaataatattttcagcTGTTCaatatttgactttaaaaatggtcaaaagagagaagggaagtaaTGTATTTATTGATCACTTTCTAAGCACCAAGTCTTATCTTTCACTATCTTACTATCTGTGGTATTTCTgacttaaaatacatatacaggTTACTTACTGTGACAAAATATGCCTTTAAAATGTACCTccatgtaggttttttttttaatgtactagcaaaacagcattttttagtttcttccctctcaattttcgtgacatatattattttgaaattgaaCACTATTATATCCAGAAAATAgaccaaaataataattttaaatcataCATACTACATGGTTAGATAGCACATGCTTCTTATGCATTGCCTACAAAGACAAAAGCCTGAATATTATTTGTAACTGCTCGAGGTCCCCAAATAGTGTGTTGGTATTCCAGAAGACATTtttagctgttttttaaaaagcactccaAAACCacttattatttcaaattattctcCTTCTCATTTATATTATAGTTCAAGAAACATGATTAGTAGTTTCAAttcaaattaaatagaaattagatgtagaataaaaatattaagtatgcAAAACATTTAATTGTTATAAATCATTTAGTTTAAAATTGCTAAGAAATTAAACAGTACACATGGTCACCAAATGATTTAAATCATAGTCGCTTTTAGACTTTGAACAagtcttttaggaattttttaatgaagaaggTACAGGTCAAAAtggctcagaaaaataaaatggttatgtATACAAGAATAGAATACATTTTAATGCTTAACACATCGAATACAATTTTTTATACTACTAACTTTAAAATGTCCACGTGTTCATTTTCCTTCAGAGGTGGAGAAATAGTTGTCCAAGAAAACACTTCTCACGTTTGAAGGAACTTAGAGTTTCCCAGTGTAGTCCCAGCCGTTTCATTTCAGGCAGCTTATATTGTAGATTCACCGTCCAATATCTTACGACTTAAGGTCTGTAGGTTATGCTGAATAAAGTTCTCTGTGCTGTGAACTTCAGAGGATCTGAAGTCACTTCTTCTAGCAgaccagtttttcatttttattgaattctGAATTGTTTCCGACGTGAAGTAGTAAACTATAGGGTCAAAGCAACAGTTTGAAACAGCGATGCAGAGAGTGATTGGGTACATGGTCCTTACTGCTGCCACTGCTGAGCAATTTACAAATGTTTGTGTTCTcataagagaatataaaataagattgATATTGTAAGGCACAAAACAGAAGCAGAATATGACCAAATGTACAAAAATCATTCTTAAaactttagttttgtttattttgcttctacTTAATGTAACAGGTTTATTTAAAGTTCTTAGCACCACACTAGAACAAGTTACGTTTAAAATTAGAGGAATAAAAAATCCCACTATTTCGATGAAAATTACAATCCTTGAGAGATACGTTTTCCATGTGGCTTCTGGAaatttttcaaagcaaaaatgAGAGTTGGTGGACTGAAAAAAAACTGCTGGTGCACTTCCTCCTATCACAGTTAGCCACACAGCAATGCACACGAGTTTTGCATTTCGTTTGGTTCTTAAAGTCTTTGACTTAAACGGGTGGACAATTGCCAGAAACCGATCCACACTAATACAGGTTAAGAACAGAATGCTTCCATACATGTTGGTATAAAACAGCATCACTGAAATTTTACAAAGTAAATCTCCAAATGGCCAGTTCTGTGTTGCAAAGTAAAAAATCCTGAAGGGTAAAGTAAAAACGAAAAGCAAGTCTGACATTGCCAAGTTAATCATGTATGTTGTGGTTTCATTTCGCACTTTGAGGGTGCAGATGAAAATATATATGG includes these proteins:
- the LPAR6 gene encoding lysophosphatidic acid receptor 6, giving the protein MVSNNSSNCSYDDSFKYTLYGCMFSMVFVLGLISNCVAIYIFICTLKVRNETTTYMINLAMSDLLFVFTLPFRIFYFATQNWPFGDLLCKISVMLFYTNMYGSILFLTCISVDRFLAIVHPFKSKTLRTKRNAKLVCIAVWLTVIGGSAPAVFFQSTNSHFCFEKFPEATWKTYLSRIVIFIEIVGFFIPLILNVTCSSVVLRTLNKPVTLSRSKINKTKVLRMIFVHLVIFCFCFVPYNINLILYSLMRTQTFVNCSAVAAVRTMYPITLCIAVSNCCFDPIVYYFTSETIQNSIKMKNWSARRSDFRSSEVHSTENFIQHNLQTLSRKILDGESTI